One genomic segment of Tripterygium wilfordii isolate XIE 37 chromosome 9, ASM1340144v1, whole genome shotgun sequence includes these proteins:
- the LOC120005363 gene encoding 2-oxoglutarate-dependent dioxygenase DAO-like: MSKEFVGEAMEKNSIPVIDMQNFPGKYEKVLREACEEWGCFRLVNHSIPISLMSEMKAVVRSLFDLPTEIKQRNTTPLKWSGYGTFKEHEAMTMFDIVLPEAVQEFCSQLDVSDHQRKVIESYSKSVMALSVQIMEKLVTSLGLNTGNHSFDGWQMYIKMSKYNFNPETIASVGLPMHTDVSFVTIIDDDVAGLEVMKKESGEYVAVDPLPGSNLVIIGDFGAAWSNGRFHNAWHRVRGKEATGRVSINSFLMGPRDGTVEAPAELVNDEHPRLYVPFTWENYRTLQYSSENPWKGALADVLIHPIN; encoded by the coding sequence ATGAGCAAAGAATTTGTAGGGGAAGCGATGGAGAAAAACAGTATCCCTGTAATTGATATGCAAAACTTTCCCGGAAAATACGAGAAAGTTTTGAGGGAGGCGTGTGAAGAGTGGGGTTGTTTCAGGTTAGTGAATCACAGCATACCCATCTCACTAATGTCGGAGATGAAGGCAGTTGTGAGGTCTCTGTTCGACCTTCCCACCGAAATCAAGCAACGCAACACCACCCCTCTAAAATGGAGTGGCTACGGCACATTCAAGGAGCATGAGGCCATGACTATGTTTGACATAGTATTGCCGGAAGCTGTGCAAGAATTTTGTTCTCAGCTTGATGTCTCTGATCATCAAAGGAAGGTAATTGAGTCGTATTCTAAGTCTGTGATGGCTCTTTCTGTTCAAATCATGGAAAAATTGGTTACCAGTTTGGGATTGAATACTGGGAACCACTCATTTGATGGTTGGCAAATGTATATAAAGATGAGCAAATACAACTTCAACCCAGAAACTATAGCCTCCGTGGGGCTTCCCATGCATACAGATGTAAGCTTCGTGACCATAATCGATGATGATGTGGCTGGCCTCGAAGTGATGAAGAAAGAATCAGGTGAATATGTGGCTGTTGATCCATTGCCAGGAAGCAATCTAGTCATCATTGGAGATTTTGGTGCTGCTTGGAGCAATGGGAGGTTCCACAATGCTTGGCACAGAGTGAGAGGCAAGGAAGCCACAGGGAGGGTATCTATTAATTCATTTCTGATGGGACCAAGGGATGGAACTGTGGAAGCACCGGCGGAGCTTGTGAATGATGAGCATCCGCGTCTCTATGTTCCTTTCACCTGGGAGAACTACAGGACTCTTCAGTACTCTTCTGAAAATCCCTGGAAAGGTGCCCTTGCCGATGTACTGATTCATCCTATAAATTAA